A window of Pyrobaculum aerophilum str. IM2 contains these coding sequences:
- a CDS encoding DNA double-strand break repair nuclease NurA, translating into MRDLLSQLLRFAELEYTLRKLEVPEALRKLVVPCESEDKPDYYAVDSGYVVQKIGSFDVLIQSIVAVGREVRRRFLIKKVVEDVHTEARRREIRFAESIDADIVLVDGPLTPYVGVTRVIGVSKDPRLVRYGPRIEDDATRDLFVRLSKRWGEREVAGALLASVPAGSYLLPVDIGGLRGTFFKSEWVLYVEFPKNLSADALCALFKRYPVRLRVAHHLAKIGREYVKSVRAVLSSLMGASLHFRDIL; encoded by the coding sequence ATGCGCGACCTTCTCTCACAGCTCCTGAGATTTGCTGAGCTGGAATATACTTTAAGGAAATTAGAGGTGCCTGAAGCGTTGAGAAAACTAGTCGTTCCGTGTGAAAGCGAAGACAAGCCAGACTACTACGCCGTTGATTCCGGCTATGTCGTGCAAAAAATTGGCTCCTTTGACGTTTTAATTCAGTCTATTGTCGCGGTGGGGAGAGAGGTTAGAAGGAGGTTTTTAATTAAAAAGGTGGTTGAGGATGTACATACTGAGGCTAGGAGGCGGGAGATACGTTTTGCCGAATCAATTGACGCAGATATCGTCCTCGTTGACGGGCCGCTAACGCCGTACGTGGGCGTTACAAGGGTAATTGGAGTTTCAAAAGATCCGAGGCTTGTTAGATACGGTCCTAGAATAGAAGACGACGCGACGAGAGATCTATTTGTAAGGCTCTCTAAGAGGTGGGGAGAAAGAGAGGTGGCAGGCGCGTTGCTGGCAAGCGTCCCTGCGGGATCCTACCTCTTGCCGGTTGACATAGGCGGTTTACGTGGCACTTTTTTCAAAAGCGAATGGGTGTTATATGTAGAATTTCCAAAAAATCTATCGGCAGATGCGCTGTGCGCCTTGTTTAAGAGATATCCAGTGAGGCTTAGAGTGGCGCACCACCTCGCCAAGATCGGCAGGGAATATGTAAAAAGCGTGAGGGCAGTTCTGTCATCTCTTATGGGCGCTTCTCTACACTTTAGAGATATACTATGA
- a CDS encoding pyridoxal phosphate-dependent aminotransferase produces MRGFSPRIGALRESPTRKIDELREKLRRENRDVILLSTGQPSIPPPREVREALGELLKVDTMELYGYTPSQGIYEVRQAISEDLRRLGGLEVPPEQIVLTAGGQAAMFSTLATLIEPGDEVVVTDPTYFGYKPLLEYFGAVVKPVRTRLEDGFQPNPEALKDSVSRKTKALILVSPDNPTGRALKEEAAKAVVDLAEDYDFWIITDEAYKTLIYEGSHIYLYKLAPDRTISINTFSKDPAIPGWRLGYVYGPPEVMPKIKLVNEEMVYCPPSFAQRLVAIYLRSEARMRYIREVVEIYRQKRDVAVAALRKYVPEARFIVPAGSMFIFVDLSRYISDGESFARELLERYGVAVVPGSYFSEIYRAAVRISFVTEPPHRLEEGIRRIGEALKAT; encoded by the coding sequence ATGAGAGGATTCTCCCCCAGAATTGGTGCCCTTAGAGAATCGCCTACGCGTAAAATTGACGAGCTGAGGGAGAAGCTCAGGAGGGAAAACCGTGATGTAATACTACTCTCCACGGGCCAGCCCTCCATTCCGCCGCCGCGTGAAGTGAGGGAGGCGCTCGGCGAACTCCTTAAAGTAGACACAATGGAGCTATATGGCTATACGCCGAGCCAGGGGATATATGAGGTGAGACAGGCGATATCTGAAGACTTGAGAAGACTGGGAGGGCTTGAGGTGCCGCCAGAGCAAATAGTGTTAACCGCGGGAGGCCAAGCCGCCATGTTCTCCACGTTGGCAACACTAATAGAGCCGGGCGATGAGGTGGTGGTAACAGATCCCACTTACTTCGGCTACAAGCCTCTCCTCGAATATTTTGGCGCTGTTGTAAAACCAGTGAGAACCCGCTTAGAGGACGGCTTCCAGCCAAATCCGGAGGCGCTTAAAGATTCTGTGAGCAGAAAGACCAAGGCGTTAATACTGGTATCCCCTGACAATCCCACTGGGAGGGCCTTGAAGGAGGAGGCGGCTAAGGCCGTGGTAGACCTTGCCGAGGATTACGACTTCTGGATAATAACAGACGAGGCATACAAGACGTTGATTTACGAGGGGAGTCATATATATTTGTATAAACTCGCCCCGGACCGCACTATTTCAATAAATACCTTTTCCAAGGATCCCGCCATACCTGGATGGCGCCTCGGATACGTATACGGTCCTCCTGAGGTCATGCCGAAGATAAAGCTGGTTAACGAGGAGATGGTATACTGCCCCCCCTCCTTCGCTCAAAGGCTAGTGGCAATATATCTACGCTCTGAGGCGAGAATGCGGTATATAAGAGAAGTGGTGGAGATATATCGCCAGAAGAGAGATGTGGCAGTAGCAGCTCTGAGGAAGTACGTGCCCGAGGCGCGGTTTATAGTGCCGGCGGGCTCTATGTTTATTTTCGTCGACTTGTCTAGATATATAAGCGACGGCGAGAGTTTTGCCAGAGAGCTGTTGGAGAGATACGGCGTGGCGGTGGTCCCCGGCTCTTACTTCAGCGAGATCTACCGGGCAGCCGTTAGGATATCATTTGTAACAGAGCCCCCCCACCGGCTTGAGGAGGGGATACGCAGAATTGGGGAGGCGCTGAAAGCCACGTGA
- a CDS encoding 8-oxo-dGTP diphosphatase has translation MISLETLLYLIQGERVLLILKKRGLGKGLFNGVGGKVKPGETPEQAVVREAEEEIGVKPIQLSWRGLLEFWNLENGQVESIHYVHVYVSEKYVGEPRESDEAAPLWFEKGNIPYDRMWEDDRLWLPVVLDGKRVYGKFEFEDWKLRKWIVYLLQQTG, from the coding sequence GTGATCTCATTGGAAACTCTTCTGTATTTAATACAGGGGGAGAGAGTGCTTCTCATTCTGAAGAAAAGAGGGCTTGGCAAAGGGCTTTTCAACGGCGTTGGCGGGAAGGTAAAGCCAGGAGAGACGCCTGAGCAAGCCGTCGTAAGAGAGGCCGAGGAGGAAATAGGCGTGAAGCCTATACAGCTGAGCTGGAGGGGGTTATTAGAGTTCTGGAATTTAGAAAACGGACAGGTTGAGTCAATACATTACGTGCACGTCTATGTGTCTGAAAAATACGTGGGCGAGCCGCGGGAAAGCGACGAAGCGGCGCCCCTGTGGTTTGAAAAAGGGAATATCCCCTACGATAGAATGTGGGAAGATGATCGCCTCTGGTTACCTGTCGTGCTAGATGGGAAGAGGGTCTATGGTAAGTTTGAATTTGAAGATTGGAAATTAAGAAAATGGATAGTTTACTTACTTCAACAAACTGGCTAA
- a CDS encoding transcription factor, whose product MAEEERTVERAHLEEREGRQVLVIRWNTGKTSAGRLFGRYGAGGRPDFFRLLFGALAGSLRGKFGPQGEELFNKIRDSDEFKKSSKEMFDAIKEWFFNEQAPKYGLDKGDIFMIITEIELDINTGELRWRKDKTELYYWVRSDRCQQATAPKECKELAEENARLKQEVERLRSELSEIKAKLASLLK is encoded by the coding sequence ATGGCGGAAGAGGAACGGACTGTGGAAAGGGCACACCTTGAAGAGAGGGAGGGGAGGCAAGTTCTCGTAATTCGCTGGAATACTGGAAAGACGTCTGCAGGCAGGCTCTTCGGGAGATACGGGGCGGGCGGGCGCCCTGACTTCTTCAGACTGCTCTTTGGCGCACTGGCTGGATCTCTGAGGGGGAAATTCGGCCCGCAGGGCGAAGAGCTTTTCAACAAAATCAGAGACTCAGATGAGTTTAAGAAATCCAGTAAGGAAATGTTTGACGCAATTAAAGAGTGGTTTTTCAACGAACAGGCGCCTAAATACGGCTTGGATAAAGGCGATATATTTATGATAATTACGGAAATAGAACTGGACATAAACACGGGGGAGTTGCGCTGGCGAAAAGATAAAACTGAGCTTTACTATTGGGTTAGAAGCGATCGCTGCCAACAGGCAACAGCTCCAAAAGAGTGTAAAGAACTAGCCGAGGAGAACGCCAGGTTGAAACAAGAAGTCGAGAGGCTGAGGAGTGAACTAAGCGAAATAAAGGCGAAGTTAGCCAGTTTGTTGAAGTAA
- a CDS encoding radical SAM protein: MYYNQVFRGSVARGCELCLLGSKSVIFITGLCPLSCPYCPVGADRFGKDVIYVNDVPVKRLEDIPKIVAEYGSDGAAVTGGDPSVVAERVKAVADLLKREFGEEFHIHMYTHILNLDSKRVGILAASKVDEVRIHVISREQAVGREKYLKALVAAGKVVGVEVPALPGYERQIAEAINYLSPYISFVNINELDVSETNLERLRAIGYKAEGLNVAGSLEAARKIAQMVSVPVHICTGKTKDRVQIGSRLFKYAMRTSKPHEFVLDDGSVMYDEEGYHPKSVRAKKIRVKITLGGKEIEV, from the coding sequence GTGTATTACAATCAAGTCTTTAGGGGGAGCGTGGCGCGGGGATGCGAATTGTGTTTACTTGGGAGTAAAAGCGTAATTTTCATAACGGGCCTCTGCCCCCTCAGTTGTCCCTACTGTCCCGTAGGGGCTGACAGGTTCGGAAAGGATGTAATATACGTTAACGATGTGCCGGTGAAGAGGCTGGAGGACATCCCGAAAATAGTCGCAGAATACGGCTCAGACGGGGCGGCCGTTACAGGCGGCGACCCCTCAGTAGTCGCCGAAAGGGTCAAGGCCGTGGCGGATTTGTTAAAGAGAGAGTTCGGCGAGGAGTTTCACATCCACATGTATACACACATACTTAACCTAGACAGCAAAAGAGTCGGGATACTGGCGGCTAGTAAAGTAGACGAGGTGAGAATACATGTCATCTCAAGGGAGCAGGCGGTGGGCAGGGAGAAGTACTTAAAGGCATTAGTCGCCGCAGGAAAAGTAGTGGGAGTGGAGGTGCCAGCGTTGCCGGGCTACGAGAGGCAAATAGCCGAGGCCATAAACTACCTATCGCCGTATATAAGTTTTGTTAATATTAACGAACTGGACGTTTCCGAGACTAACTTAGAGAGGCTGAGGGCCATTGGGTACAAGGCTGAGGGTCTCAATGTCGCTGGCAGTTTAGAGGCGGCTAGGAAAATAGCGCAGATGGTGTCAGTGCCTGTACACATCTGCACTGGCAAAACTAAAGACAGAGTGCAAATAGGGTCTCGGCTGTTTAAATATGCGATGAGGACATCAAAACCGCACGAATTTGTCCTCGACGACGGCTCTGTGATGTACGACGAGGAGGGATACCACCCGAAAAGCGTGAGGGCTAAAAAAATACGAGTAAAAATCACGTTGGGAGGCAAAGAGATAGAGGTATAG
- a CDS encoding DNA-directed RNA polymerase subunit P, translating into MTEERKLYVCMRCGRIFSKSEMEILPGIRCPYCNFKIIMKVRSPMVKRIPAI; encoded by the coding sequence GTGACTGAGGAAAGGAAGCTTTATGTCTGTATGAGGTGCGGAAGGATTTTTAGCAAATCAGAGATGGAAATCCTCCCGGGGATTAGGTGTCCCTATTGTAACTTTAAAATAATTATGAAGGTAAGATCGCCAATGGTAAAACGCATACCGGCAATTTAA
- a CDS encoding nicotinamide-nucleotide adenylyltransferase — MRALFIGRFQPLHWGHVKVIEWLLTHYDEVVIAIGSADKALTPENPFTPGERLEMFRRHFGANCRLLFCTVPDTNGPTSHWGAYVRHWCPQYHVAYSNNPWVAVALSFWGVEVRSHPHFGEYSATLIRRLIAAGDDGWRGMVPPAVAEYIDEIGGVERIKKLLVERNF, encoded by the coding sequence ATGAGAGCCCTCTTTATAGGGCGTTTTCAGCCGCTCCACTGGGGCCATGTGAAGGTAATTGAATGGCTCCTGACGCACTACGACGAGGTGGTAATTGCAATTGGATCTGCGGACAAGGCCTTGACGCCGGAGAACCCCTTTACGCCTGGAGAGAGGCTTGAGATGTTTAGGAGACATTTTGGGGCCAACTGCCGTTTATTATTCTGCACAGTGCCAGACACAAACGGGCCGACGAGCCACTGGGGCGCCTATGTGCGCCACTGGTGTCCCCAGTACCACGTGGCTTATTCAAACAATCCCTGGGTCGCCGTCGCCTTGTCGTTCTGGGGAGTGGAGGTGAGGTCGCACCCGCACTTCGGAGAATACTCTGCCACTTTGATAAGGAGGCTAATAGCCGCCGGGGATGATGGATGGCGTGGGATGGTCCCTCCCGCCGTGGCAGAATATATAGATGAAATAGGCGGCGTTGAGAGGATTAAAAAACTACTAGTAGAGAGAAATTTTTAA
- a CDS encoding agmatinase family protein, with protein MLKNKCGEKDVKLLGAPMEDTLSFRPGARFAPQKIRQILPYLEYTTLFGNVAEPICDLGDVELLQGRPEENLARIEAKLKRVGPPFIMIGGEHTATLAALNVVRPDVYVHIDAHFDLRNEWPPGQRLSHATFARRAHEELGFYAIYIGVRAYDDEEREYAENAGFFVVEGRDFTRQVVADALSTASGRAYVSLDIDVLDPAEAPGVGTPEAGGLSFKKLEYLLTDVLMTLKPVAVDIMEYSPPNDVSDITATKVVRILMHMASLLKI; from the coding sequence GTGCTTAAGAATAAGTGCGGAGAAAAAGACGTCAAGCTTCTCGGCGCTCCCATGGAGGACACTCTAAGCTTTAGGCCCGGCGCGAGATTTGCGCCGCAGAAGATTAGGCAAATACTGCCCTATTTGGAATACACAACTTTATTTGGCAACGTGGCCGAGCCCATCTGCGATTTAGGCGACGTTGAGCTCCTCCAGGGAAGGCCTGAGGAAAATTTAGCGAGAATAGAGGCTAAGCTTAAGAGAGTGGGGCCTCCTTTTATAATGATAGGAGGCGAGCACACAGCCACTCTAGCCGCGCTTAACGTCGTTAGGCCTGACGTATATGTACATATAGACGCCCATTTTGACTTGCGCAACGAGTGGCCGCCGGGGCAGAGGCTATCTCACGCCACATTCGCCAGGAGGGCGCACGAGGAGCTTGGCTTTTACGCCATATACATAGGCGTTAGGGCTTATGACGACGAGGAGAGGGAATATGCCGAGAACGCTGGGTTTTTCGTCGTAGAGGGGCGGGACTTCACTAGACAAGTAGTGGCAGACGCCCTCTCAACGGCCTCTGGAAGGGCTTATGTCAGCCTCGACATAGACGTTTTAGACCCAGCTGAGGCCCCGGGCGTTGGGACTCCAGAGGCTGGCGGCTTGAGCTTTAAAAAATTAGAGTATTTGCTCACGGATGTGTTAATGACCTTAAAGCCGGTGGCGGTGGACATTATGGAGTACTCCCCTCCTAACGACGTCTCTGACATAACTGCGACGAAAGTTGTGAGAATTCTCATGCACATGGCCTCGCTTCTTAAAATATAG
- a CDS encoding cation diffusion facilitator family transporter codes for MRPFIRLWLASLYLFIMGTVSLAYTLVELLLGIMYHSLLVTSDALHGFLDAAIAYISGFGLYYASRRGRSFPWEIYRVESLLTLLSTLAILGFYTYMLATSIELNGEPTPMWMTLLLLAGGGITFLLYLWERHNYESLKLDILKADALHAKVDTVLSAVAALAVVVSNLFHLVLAEVVAVFIIYLYVLYEFSKLAKEATYGIVGALYRDDSLEEKIRNILAELGRPIDVKIRRLGSFFVVYSLVGVTPDMTIGKLHALRTKAIKTISRLHPLIVHVDIKIVPRRKEYKRGERSRRA; via the coding sequence GTGCGCCCTTTCATTAGGCTTTGGCTTGCGTCGCTATACCTCTTCATTATGGGCACTGTCTCCCTAGCGTATACTCTTGTCGAATTGCTCCTTGGAATTATGTATCACAGCCTCCTAGTAACTAGCGATGCCCTCCACGGATTTCTTGACGCCGCGATCGCATACATATCCGGCTTTGGGCTCTACTACGCTTCGAGAAGAGGAAGATCCTTTCCGTGGGAGATCTATCGCGTGGAGAGCCTTCTCACGCTGTTGTCAACGCTTGCAATACTGGGATTTTACACCTATATGCTGGCCACCTCTATTGAGCTTAACGGCGAGCCTACGCCGATGTGGATGACCCTCCTCCTCTTGGCCGGCGGCGGCATAACTTTTCTACTGTACCTCTGGGAGAGGCACAATTACGAATCTTTAAAGCTAGACATACTCAAGGCCGATGCCCTACACGCAAAAGTAGACACGGTCCTCTCAGCAGTAGCGGCGCTCGCAGTAGTTGTAAGCAATTTGTTTCACTTGGTACTCGCCGAAGTAGTGGCAGTGTTCATAATATATCTATACGTGCTATACGAGTTCTCTAAGCTCGCAAAAGAGGCCACTTACGGCATAGTAGGCGCTTTATATAGAGACGACTCGCTAGAGGAAAAGATAAGAAACATCTTGGCGGAGCTGGGCCGGCCTATAGACGTTAAAATCAGGAGACTAGGGAGCTTCTTTGTCGTATATTCCTTAGTGGGGGTGACTCCCGACATGACTATAGGCAAGCTCCATGCCCTCAGGACAAAGGCCATTAAGACTATTTCTAGGCTCCATCCCCTTATTGTACATGTAGATATTAAAATCGTGCCGAGACGTAAAGAGTATAAACGGGGTGAAAGAAGTAGGCGTGCTTAA
- a CDS encoding PaRep2b protein: MPALSTLYELGDTLTEFADSFKVVTREAIKKKHGVDWAYDVRNERFFKKLNEIITMADDYVYKNVTVERGPLDASGSYPKTVIRFKLGGEVVAHINMKWTGRYLLAEFRGSRENAERLASIIRALGGEAEVKRVGEGWVVWLTTDGITAIRHDGWLNAVRGFVDELYGRGLIGEERYKQLVKDVAAGPNVVKLAGAEFSVYYGTGMKSIMIVYNPRSEASKNAALNALKAKGLKEGEHFTVTERGGYEIRVADEFYAKALEALSGLKEKEHYAVYGKRREIRVKKDHKDTVVNALKAAGLEEGKHFAAKWNGQYIIRITYDGLREIQRMALNGDVEAERFIRDLEDVLRRRHGDDAVKKLIEVLTPAREEGAIDLPLEVRDDKGNIIARVVDLRYEFVENGKVVNQCAGEGCRLRIIAEYEAGGERRQLKVEWRWAEKREKRGKTTVTYYYETARPRVKDDMEAAVLKALTGKAKRGEVWLLAEQLDALRRFKALRDAVDKWRAEKPTRQRSS, from the coding sequence ATGCCGGCGTTGTCCACACTGTACGAGCTTGGAGATACCCTGACCGAGTTCGCTGACTCGTTTAAAGTTGTTACACGCGAGGCGATTAAAAAGAAACACGGCGTTGACTGGGCATATGACGTGAGAAACGAAAGGTTTTTCAAAAAGCTAAACGAAATTATTACAATGGCCGATGACTACGTCTACAAGAACGTCACAGTGGAGAGAGGGCCGTTGGATGCAAGCGGAAGTTACCCGAAGACAGTCATCCGCTTTAAGTTGGGCGGGGAGGTGGTGGCACACATCAACATGAAATGGACTGGCAGATATCTACTAGCCGAATTCCGCGGCTCTCGCGAAAACGCCGAGCGTCTGGCCTCTATTATTAGGGCCCTAGGCGGCGAGGCTGAGGTTAAGCGCGTAGGTGAGGGATGGGTAGTGTGGCTCACCACTGACGGCATTACGGCAATTCGTCACGACGGCTGGCTGAACGCGGTGAGGGGCTTTGTGGACGAGCTGTACGGCAGGGGGCTGATCGGCGAGGAGAGGTATAAACAGCTAGTTAAGGACGTAGCCGCAGGCCCCAACGTTGTGAAGCTCGCCGGTGCGGAGTTTTCGGTCTATTACGGGACGGGGATGAAGAGCATAATGATAGTATACAACCCGCGTAGCGAGGCCTCTAAAAACGCCGCTTTAAACGCATTAAAGGCCAAGGGTTTGAAGGAGGGCGAGCATTTTACGGTAACAGAGCGCGGCGGTTACGAAATTCGCGTTGCGGACGAATTTTATGCCAAGGCGTTAGAGGCCCTTAGCGGGCTGAAGGAAAAAGAGCACTACGCTGTTTACGGCAAAAGGCGCGAAATCCGCGTTAAAAAAGACCACAAAGACACAGTTGTAAACGCCTTGAAGGCGGCAGGGCTGGAGGAGGGAAAGCACTTCGCGGCGAAGTGGAACGGACAGTACATAATCCGCATCACTTACGACGGCCTTAGGGAAATACAGCGCATGGCGCTGAATGGCGATGTGGAGGCAGAACGCTTTATTAGGGATCTTGAGGACGTGTTGAGGCGCCGCCACGGCGATGACGCGGTGAAAAAGCTGATAGAGGTTCTAACGCCGGCGAGGGAGGAGGGGGCAATAGATCTGCCGCTGGAGGTGCGCGACGATAAGGGCAATATAATAGCCCGCGTTGTAGATCTGCGGTATGAATTTGTGGAAAACGGCAAGGTGGTAAACCAATGCGCTGGGGAGGGTTGCCGCCTGCGCATAATCGCGGAGTATGAGGCTGGAGGGGAGAGGAGGCAACTGAAGGTGGAGTGGCGCTGGGCGGAGAAGCGGGAAAAGAGAGGTAAAACAACAGTCACGTACTACTACGAAACAGCACGGCCAAGGGTTAAGGACGATATGGAGGCCGCCGTGTTAAAGGCGCTGACAGGCAAGGCTAAGAGGGGCGAAGTATGGCTCCTAGCCGAACAGCTAGACGCCCTGCGGCGCTTTAAGGCGCTGAGAGACGCCGTAGATAAGTGGAGGGCGGAAAAGCCGACCAGACAACGAAGCTCATAA
- a CDS encoding PaRep2a protein, whose product MRRIVNQQIRPDEGFLGDGGWRGKPMSCFVTGRKAVCKVGDKMAAFYVFDTPHGVYPRPEIKLINDWIKVAHRGDDSQGGVCKSGATRGIFPAQKIRRFGRCFLRGAFNGLDVVVAEGEGKYIKK is encoded by the coding sequence ATGCGCCGAATCGTTAATCAGCAAATACGCCCTGATGAGGGCTTTCTGGGGGATGGAGGGTGGAGAGGAAAGCCGATGTCGTGCTTCGTGACGGGGAGAAAAGCCGTGTGCAAAGTGGGCGACAAGATGGCCGCGTTTTATGTATTCGACACGCCACATGGCGTATACCCCAGGCCTGAGATAAAGCTAATAAACGACTGGATTAAAGTGGCGCATAGGGGCGATGACAGTCAAGGCGGCGTGTGTAAAAGTGGCGCTACCAGAGGCATTTTCCCTGCCCAGAAAATTCGGCGTTTTGGGCGGTGTTTCTTGCGGGGCGCCTTTAACGGCCTTGACGTAGTAGTGGCGGAAGGAGAAGGAAAGTATATAAAAAAATAA
- the glyS gene encoding glycine--tRNA ligase gives MRRAETLEEIVKRRLLYWPSSEIYGGVGGFYDYGPLGVQLRRNIVEKWRKVFVLPYQDLIIEVETPIIMPEPVFKASGHLDHFTDYLVTCTKCGRKYRADHLVEEELAKRGLKISTEGMSASDLERLISEHKIVCPHCGGPLGRVETFNLLFKTTIGPYSENAGYLRPETAQGMFVAFPRLAEYVGRRHPFGVAQIGRVARNEISPRGGLMRLREFTQMEIELFFDPQNPKCPYFAEVESFEIPIVPEEFVAKGQTEPVYLTAREVVERGHANEWMAFFMALAAKFLKELGVPIERQKFLGKLPHERAHYSAKSYDQMVLTERFGWVEVSGHAYRTDYDLSGHSKFSSREMYLERRLSTPKEVEVVRLYPNPNAIRERYGDKIGEVIKAIKEHEGRVIEAFNRGMSEVALGEYVISRDMVYIKLEKRKTDLEKFIPHVVEPSFGLDRIMYVVLESAVVEEEGRVYLRLPPDIAPVKACILPIVKRADYVEIGRTLWRSLARQGFVVLYEDEGTIGSRYASCDEIGTPLAVTIDEKTPVDGTVTIRDRDTKRQVRVKLGDVVTFVSMVAGGASFDDAARALGAAPVQ, from the coding sequence ATGCGTCGCGCGGAGACGCTTGAGGAGATTGTGAAGCGGAGGTTGCTGTACTGGCCCTCATCGGAAATATACGGCGGCGTGGGCGGGTTTTATGATTACGGCCCTCTCGGCGTACAGCTAAGGCGTAATATAGTGGAGAAGTGGCGTAAGGTGTTTGTACTCCCCTATCAAGATCTCATAATTGAAGTGGAGACGCCTATTATCATGCCGGAGCCCGTCTTTAAGGCCTCTGGACATCTCGACCATTTTACTGACTATTTAGTAACGTGTACAAAATGTGGCCGTAAATACAGAGCCGATCACTTAGTAGAGGAGGAGTTGGCGAAGAGGGGGTTGAAAATCTCAACTGAGGGGATGTCCGCCTCAGATTTAGAGCGCCTTATTTCTGAACACAAAATCGTCTGTCCCCACTGCGGCGGCCCCTTGGGCAGGGTGGAGACTTTTAATCTGCTCTTCAAAACCACCATAGGGCCTTATAGCGAAAACGCAGGATATTTGAGGCCGGAGACCGCCCAGGGTATGTTCGTCGCTTTCCCCCGGCTAGCGGAGTATGTGGGCCGTCGCCACCCCTTCGGCGTGGCGCAGATTGGCCGGGTTGCGCGTAATGAGATATCGCCTAGAGGGGGTTTGATGAGGTTAAGAGAGTTTACGCAAATGGAGATAGAGCTGTTTTTCGACCCGCAGAACCCCAAGTGTCCCTACTTCGCCGAGGTGGAGAGTTTTGAAATCCCAATAGTGCCTGAAGAGTTTGTGGCCAAGGGCCAGACGGAACCCGTTTATTTAACGGCTAGGGAAGTTGTGGAGAGGGGCCACGCTAATGAGTGGATGGCGTTTTTCATGGCGTTAGCCGCGAAGTTTTTAAAAGAGCTAGGCGTGCCTATTGAAAGGCAGAAGTTCCTCGGAAAACTGCCCCACGAGAGGGCACATTACTCCGCCAAGTCTTACGACCAAATGGTGCTTACAGAGCGCTTTGGGTGGGTAGAGGTTTCCGGCCACGCCTACCGCACGGATTACGACCTCTCCGGTCACAGCAAATTCAGCAGCCGCGAGATGTATTTAGAAAGGCGCCTATCCACGCCTAAGGAAGTGGAAGTAGTACGGCTTTACCCCAACCCTAATGCTATTAGGGAGAGATACGGCGATAAAATAGGCGAGGTGATAAAGGCAATTAAAGAACACGAGGGAAGAGTAATAGAGGCGTTTAATAGGGGAATGTCCGAAGTGGCGTTAGGTGAGTACGTCATATCACGTGACATGGTTTACATAAAACTAGAAAAACGCAAGACGGACTTGGAAAAGTTCATACCGCACGTGGTGGAGCCCTCCTTCGGGCTTGACAGAATTATGTATGTAGTTCTAGAATCCGCAGTGGTTGAGGAGGAGGGACGCGTGTATTTACGCCTGCCCCCCGACATAGCGCCAGTTAAGGCGTGTATATTGCCTATTGTAAAGAGGGCGGATTACGTGGAGATAGGCCGCACTTTGTGGAGGAGCTTGGCGAGACAGGGCTTTGTGGTGTTATACGAAGACGAGGGCACTATAGGCAGTAGGTACGCCTCATGTGATGAGATAGGAACGCCGCTCGCCGTGACAATCGACGAGAAAACGCCCGTTGACGGCACTGTCACTATCCGCGACCGCGACACTAAGAGGCAAGTCAGGGTTAAATTGGGCGATGTAGTTACTTTCGTGTCCATGGTCGCCGGCGGCGCCTCTTTTGACGACGCCGCCAGGGCCTTAGGCGCAGCGCCAGTGCAGTAG
- the endA gene encoding tRNA-intron lyase has protein sequence MIGYLRGLAVIVEDVEFARRLYKEGFYGRFLGYDKVKRDEVEKINAPLILGLYEALYLAEKGRLKVMGEDGREVAPEELAALGRERMRNFDEIYKIYKYFRDLGYVVKSGLKFGALFSVYEKGPGIDHAPMVVVFLEPDKGISATDITRGGRLSHSVRKTWTLATVLRQTGEVVLLGFGWARL, from the coding sequence ATGATCGGATATTTACGGGGGCTTGCCGTAATTGTTGAAGACGTAGAATTCGCCAGGAGGCTGTATAAAGAGGGGTTTTACGGCAGATTTCTGGGCTATGACAAAGTTAAGAGAGATGAGGTGGAGAAAATTAACGCCCCGTTAATACTTGGCCTCTACGAGGCGCTTTATTTAGCAGAGAAAGGCAGGCTTAAGGTAATGGGGGAAGATGGGAGGGAAGTTGCCCCCGAGGAGCTGGCGGCTTTAGGCAGGGAGAGGATGAGGAATTTTGACGAGATATATAAAATCTATAAGTATTTCAGAGATTTGGGCTACGTGGTGAAAAGCGGTTTGAAATTCGGCGCCTTATTTTCGGTGTACGAAAAAGGGCCGGGGATAGATCACGCTCCCATGGTGGTGGTATTCCTAGAGCCAGATAAGGGGATATCGGCCACAGATATCACCCGCGGCGGGCGGTTGAGCCATAGCGTGAGGAAGACCTGGACCTTGGCTACTGTTTTGAGGCAAACTGGAGAGGTGGTGCTTCTGGGATTTGGTTGGGCACGGCTCTAG